The Psychrobacillus sp. FSL K6-4046 DNA window TCCCACTATCCTTATGACTAATTTGAACAAGCCCTTCAGATAAGCTGTAGTGCTCGATCTGATAATTTGATTCATTTGGAATGTGGACTTTTTGAAATCCTGTTCCTACAAAACTAGAAGGTGCAACGTCCGCTGCTGGATTACATTCTCCCTGAGAAAACTTTAGCCACTGAGAGGCCGTTAACACATTCTTTAAGTCGGATGCCTCTATGTGTCCATAGACAGTACCATCGTTTCCAAGATATACATAGCCTGCTCCCTTCTGCCTTTGATGAGAGGAAAGCAAACTCTTTTTCTGGCCAGTTATTAAATGGTAGGCTATTATATCTCTTTTCTCAGTTCCAATTCCCATATAAGCCCATCCGTGCGTATCAAGAGCTACTGTTCCTGGATATTTTTCCTCGGCATGCATAGAGCCGTAATCTACAACATGCTGCGATTTGCTATCATAGGAAAGCAAGTGACAGTGAGGGTATGTAGTGAAATAAATCATTCCCTCACTGTCCTCTGCAAAGCTAAAACCGACTATTTCCTCACCATTCTCTATTACTTGATAATCCACAAAGCACTCTTTGAAAGGGTCTAACACGAGCAGCATCTTACCTGCCCCCGTATAAAATAAGCCTCCACTATTAAATGAGGCAAAAGGGTATTCTTTATTTTCCAGTGGAAAGAAAACTTGCTTGCTTGTTCCTTTTTCTAAGTCGATTATTAACACAAAGCCCTTGGCCGCAATTACTAATTTACTCGCTTGTTCCTTCGTACATATAGCAGCTGTTCGCTCCTCCTCCGCGACAACCGGAGTTCCATGATCTATAAGTTTGTTATACATATAGGCTCTCCTTTAGACGCAATAATGGGCAGCTACCTTATTTAAGGCAGTAATCATATCCTCTATATCATGATCACTAAAAAACTCATTTATATCTAACCGTATCGCTGTCTTCAAAATTTCTTCAGCATTTGGACAGCTACCGGCTTGATAACTATACTCACCTAGACTAAAAGGATATTCGCTATTTAAGTAAGCCTGTTTTTGTTGGAATAGGCTTTGTGCGTATAACACTTGTGGAATGTACCCTGGTGAATTTGGAATACCCTCTGCTGTAAGTGCCGCTGAGAACTCTTCACGGGTGCAGCTTAACACATCTAAGTCGAGCGTTAGCATATAAAACCAGTAGCTGCACCATCCCCCAGTTGTTATTTTCATTGGCCGTATGCCCTTGGTATTCTGTATTCCACTACTCAATCGTTCTCCAAGCTTATTTCTTCGCGTACATATCCAATCCAGTTTTTTTATCTGCGCAATACCAACAGCACCTTGAAGTTCTGTCATACGATAGTTAGGTGCCAGATATTGAATATCTTTTACAACTTCCTTGTCATGTCTTTTATAGTTTTTATCTGCAAATGCATGAGTGGTAAAGTAATCTTCCTCTTCCCCGGAATTTACAGTAACAATTCCGCCATCGCCTGTAGATATATGCTTAAAGTCGTTTGTACTAAAGCATCCATAATCACCAATTGTGCCAGTTAAGCGCCCTTTGTAAGTAGTGAGATAGCTTTGGGCACAATCCTCTATCACTTTTACATTGTACTTTCTAGCAAGTTCCATAATGGAATCCATGTCGCATGGGTTTCCAGCAAGATGAACAACAATAATCGCCTTTGTTTTAGGTGAGATTACCTTTTCAATGGCTTCAGCTGTCATGTTATAGCTATTTGGCTCTAAATCGGCAAATATAGGTATAGCGTTCTGATATAAGATACCAATTACAGTACCCTGGTCTGTAATTGGGCTAGTTATGACCTCGTCACCGACTGTAATACCAGCTGCTCCTAGAGCAACATGCAGCGCAGCAGTTCCAGATGAGGTAGCCACACTATACTTCACATGATATAAATCATTAAAATCTGCTAAAAATTTCTTAACCTTGCTACCGAAATGATAAAAGAGTGTATTTTGCTCTAGTGCCTCTAGTAGCTCCGTTGCTTCCTCCATCCCAAAGCGTTTCCCAGTTCCGAATGGAGTCGTTTTAACCTTTTGCCCACCTAAAATCGCTAAAGTGTTGTTTTTCATTTTTAGACCCTCCAACATTACGCTTCCTTTAAAAGGTGATTTGTAGCAGAAACCATCTTACAATGCAGCCCAAAACGTTTGACCGTTTGTGCATCTTCTTTTGGAACGGGCATTAGAATAACGAGCTTATCGTCAATCGAATTTTCATTAAGTACCACACCATTCTCTTCAGATACATCTATAATTTTAACCTGGCGTCTCGCTCTCTCCCAATCATTAATTTGCTTACTAGTCCAAAACGAGAAGCCTTGCTGCCTTGCCATACGGATTAGTTGAATAATCGCTTCGCGTACTGGCGGTTGCTGATAGATGTGGATTTGATGAAATAGGAAATGAGCAACTCCATTCACTCGTTTGACTCCTTCCAAAAATGGTTCGATAACCGTCGCATCCGCTAACGTATTATGGTTCAAGTCTTGGGTCAGAAAACCAATCTCTAGCACATCATACATTCGATTTTTTTCATCGGCCCAAGCGATAGGGAAATAAGGCTGACACGTGCCAAATAAGAAGCCTATGTTTCCTCTTTTGCTAGGACCTCTCGATTGATCAGCCTGTATTCCATATTTCTCACACCAAGTAAAAAATTCTCCCCAGCCTTCAAACCTCGTATAGTGATTTTTATTGGACGTCACTTGTTCTATACCCACTGTCTGCTGCAACCAAGTCAGCTGTGCATGAAAGGCACTTTCTGACCAAATTCCATTATCTGATTCTAATGCATTATAGTGTAGAGCTAGCTCATGCCCATCTGCTTTGATTTGTTTGTAAATAGAAGGATTATATCCAGGCACAATCATACACCAAGTCGATTGCACGCCTTCTTCCTTTAGGGTATCTAACGTTATTTGTGCTGATTCGTCCACGTTCAAGTCACTATCATGAGAGATTAAAGCAACATGTTCT harbors:
- a CDS encoding DegT/DnrJ/EryC1/StrS family aminotransferase, which gives rise to MKNNTLAILGGQKVKTTPFGTGKRFGMEEATELLEALEQNTLFYHFGSKVKKFLADFNDLYHVKYSVATSSGTAALHVALGAAGITVGDEVITSPITDQGTVIGILYQNAIPIFADLEPNSYNMTAEAIEKVISPKTKAIIVVHLAGNPCDMDSIMELARKYNVKVIEDCAQSYLTTYKGRLTGTIGDYGCFSTNDFKHISTGDGGIVTVNSGEEEDYFTTHAFADKNYKRHDKEVVKDIQYLAPNYRMTELQGAVGIAQIKKLDWICTRRNKLGERLSSGIQNTKGIRPMKITTGGWCSYWFYMLTLDLDVLSCTREEFSAALTAEGIPNSPGYIPQVLYAQSLFQQKQAYLNSEYPFSLGEYSYQAGSCPNAEEILKTAIRLDINEFFSDHDIEDMITALNKVAAHYCV